A window of Solanum stenotomum isolate F172 chromosome 3, ASM1918654v1, whole genome shotgun sequence contains these coding sequences:
- the LOC125861019 gene encoding probable xyloglucan endotransglucosylase/hydrolase protein 23 gives MASSKLVLWMCLMISAFCIAIGAKFDQEFDITWGDGRAKILNNGDLLTLSLDKISGSGFQSKNEYLFGKIDMQLKLVSGNSAGTVTAYYLSSQGATHDEIDFEFLGNLSGDPYTLHTNVFSQGKGNREQQFHLWFDPTADFHTYSITWNPQRIIFYVDGTPIREYKNSESMGVSYPKNQAMRIYSSLWNADDWATRGGLVKTDWSQAPFSASYRNFNANACIPSSSSSCNSNTTTSTSNSWLNEELDNTSQERLKWVQKNYMVYNYCTDSKRFPQGFPADCLQNN, from the exons ATGGCTTCTTCTAAGTTAGTACTTTGGATGTGTCTTATGATCAGTGCTTTTTGCATTGCAATTGGGGCCAAATTCGATCAAGAATTCGACATAACATGGGGTGATGGCAGAGCAAAAATACTCAACAATGGCGACCTACTAACTCTCTCACTTGACAAAATCTCTGGCTCTGGTTTTCAATCCAAGAATGAATATCTCTTTGGTAAAATTGACATGCAGCTCAAACTTGTCTCTGGAAATTCTGCTGGCACTGTCACTGCTTATTAT TTATCATCACAAGGAGCAACACATGATGAGATAGATTTTGAATTCTTGGGAAATCTAAGTGGTGATCCTTATACTCTCCACACTAATGTATTTAGCCAAGGCAAAGGAAACAGAGAGCAGCAATTCCATCTTTGGTTTGACCCTACTGCTGATTTCCACACATATTCAATCACTTGGAATCCACAACGCATCAT ATTTTATGTTGATGGAACGCCGATTAGAGAATACAAGAATAGTGAATCAATGGGAGTTTCATATCCTAAGAACCAAGCAATGAGGATATACTCGAGTCTTTGGAATGCGGATGATTGGGCTACAAGAGGAGGACTTGTCAAGACTGATTGGAGCCAAGCACCCTTTAGTGCTTCTTACAGAAACTTCAATGCCAATGCTTGTATTCCCAGTTCTTCATCTTCTTGCAATTCCAatactacaacttcaacaagcAATTCATGGTTGAATGAAGAGTTAGATAACACAAGCCAAGAGAGGCTTAAATGGGTGCAGAAGAATTACATGGTCTATAATTACTGCACTGATTCTAAGCGATTTCCACAAGGATTTCCAGCAGATTGTCTTCAGAATAACTGA